In Paenibacillus kyungheensis, the following are encoded in one genomic region:
- a CDS encoding ATPase domain-containing protein, with the protein MQKSEAAYISTLKQPISTGIPGLDDILCGGIPPGGVVILEGEPGTGKTTIGMQFLVEGAIKHNEPGIYITFEELPEQIYDDMERFGWNLKELERRNLLRVICIEPEILLEQMLEPNGLFEHMIKEIGCKRVVMDSISLFRLLSSEQEARTNVYTIRNIMRKHALTSFFIREYSEVEGMNIPFENYICDGIIRLSLKPLMEKYRKRTIEVLKMRGTRILEGEHTYKFIEDGVYIIPSLSMAEDKILVQETEVLSTGIDSLDDLLMGGIPKGSVFMIDTNSKANYRYLLSSIYAQRIKDDDCTVTMMSGNTTLDMFADTIDLFGVSLRQAADEGKAHFIEHYKRAVDSGLEKALIRVDDVENDEYANTLNEKLSPIFECEELCDKRWFIYYDLNTIISERGKDFVVKYFSEEISLWRALGITVMAHCNFSEIGTETASFLERTCNGVIRTWVDGNYQYLQVTKSPSGRVSAPHIVANISETPFVRLV; encoded by the coding sequence CGGGACTGGATGATATTTTATGTGGAGGCATACCGCCAGGAGGCGTCGTGATTCTGGAAGGCGAACCAGGCACAGGAAAAACTACAATAGGCATGCAATTTTTGGTTGAAGGTGCTATTAAACATAATGAACCGGGGATATACATTACATTTGAAGAACTTCCTGAACAAATTTACGATGATATGGAACGGTTCGGTTGGAATTTGAAAGAATTGGAACGGCGTAACTTATTACGTGTGATCTGTATAGAACCCGAGATTTTATTAGAACAAATGCTTGAACCCAATGGTCTTTTTGAACATATGATCAAAGAAATTGGTTGTAAACGCGTAGTTATGGATAGTATTAGTTTATTTCGCTTACTCAGTAGTGAACAAGAAGCCAGGACAAATGTTTATACCATTCGTAACATTATGCGCAAGCATGCTTTAACTTCTTTTTTTATAAGAGAATATTCAGAAGTAGAAGGGATGAATATTCCTTTCGAGAATTATATCTGTGATGGGATTATCAGACTTTCGTTAAAGCCTTTAATGGAAAAGTATCGTAAGCGTACTATTGAAGTGCTTAAAATGCGTGGTACCCGAATTTTGGAAGGTGAACATACGTATAAATTTATCGAAGATGGAGTATATATCATTCCTTCGTTATCCATGGCAGAAGATAAAATATTGGTACAGGAAACTGAAGTGCTATCCACAGGTATTGATTCATTAGATGATCTGTTGATGGGTGGTATTCCTAAAGGCAGTGTCTTTATGATCGATACGAATAGTAAAGCCAACTATAGATATCTACTTTCTTCTATTTATGCACAACGTATCAAAGACGATGATTGTACCGTAACGATGATGTCTGGTAATACCACTTTAGATATGTTTGCCGATACGATCGATTTGTTTGGAGTGTCTTTGCGTCAGGCTGCCGATGAAGGGAAAGCTCATTTTATTGAGCACTATAAGCGTGCTGTAGACAGTGGATTAGAAAAAGCGCTTATTCGTGTAGATGATGTAGAGAATGATGAATATGCTAATACGTTAAATGAAAAGCTTTCTCCTATTTTTGAATGTGAAGAGCTTTGTGATAAGCGTTGGTTCATTTATTATGATCTAAATACAATTATTTCAGAACGTGGCAAAGATTTCGTTGTGAAATACTTCTCAGAAGAAATTTCACTTTGGCGGGCGTTAGGTATTACTGTAATGGCGCATTGTAATTTTAGTGAAATTGGAACAGAGACAGCTTCATTTTTGGAACGTACTTGTAATGGAGTAATCAGAACATGGGTTGATGGTAATTATCAGTATTTACAAGTAACTAAATCACCAAGCGGAAGAGTGTCAGCACCACACATCGTAGCTAATATTTCAGAAACACCATTTGTCCGGCTGGTATAA
- a CDS encoding LuxR C-terminal-related transcriptional regulator, producing MLMIESYFINDNLDSCQELQNVYAELTGLFIFITNHEGHLLSTPSDAEIANLFITYPKELESMLKTEIDKLKRLRVTALSDQWIPGIKWIISPVSIDQQPIEMYIWAGIIIQENTRQNIIDHVNYNSPDLKGPAELFRLMRERIQSTPEDDVTQIEYKKDKINKLSKAIALILKSGYKEKKFAERLTTLNETLRSDSSRNMPIEEVTRAVLASSDLADVFGFALKTSSGTYRIVSSTGPAAAELKGAIFHEGEGFLGQAVLSEQLSHWKDVGRDPRSHFFLQKGLASIYEVQCFPIRYDDENYGLLFGIGLEEKLSTNTNIRFEETLISLIGWYIGNHITHSRMEKQIQRFKPLMELASVMVSVQDIQRVLFMLVDMSLNLVWSPSASIVVHRASEDEKVQMVARGMESPRGETYARDIARRYLENGNNQPATNSYLNRSVPSSLMIEYPIVYADKTRAVLAVAIGDEQEGEECREILSALATMGSVIMKLLYDRQQFLSNSNRFAHILHESIREWNVAQYQLATDAQKIVMEFALWGGLRKDEGETIARACLMSFSDPATLRSFPHLFEQEAEMIEDFRKIQQNQNSPASHPYSKGGQTMVLVFALAASGDNDIQLMNDSQFTNIDPSLISQFRLFMLSRHTLQTEISLMEEKPVPRALTAEVAEGRGLEAIVKEFGLSPREKEVLELVVKASSNKEIAAALFISEHTVKNHLTNIFNKMSVTDRAQAIAAVFNKSIG from the coding sequence ATGCTTATGATTGAAAGCTATTTTATAAATGATAACTTGGACAGCTGTCAGGAACTCCAAAATGTATATGCAGAACTTACAGGTTTATTTATTTTTATCACAAATCATGAAGGGCATTTGTTAAGCACGCCTTCAGATGCTGAAATCGCTAATTTGTTCATCACGTATCCCAAAGAACTTGAAAGTATGTTAAAAACAGAAATCGATAAGTTGAAAAGGCTTCGAGTTACTGCTTTGTCTGATCAATGGATACCTGGGATCAAGTGGATTATTTCACCTGTTAGTATCGATCAGCAACCGATTGAGATGTATATCTGGGCAGGCATTATTATTCAAGAAAATACCAGACAAAACATTATCGATCATGTGAATTACAATAGCCCGGATTTGAAAGGGCCTGCGGAACTTTTCCGTCTCATGAGAGAACGAATACAAAGTACACCAGAAGACGATGTTACGCAAATAGAATATAAAAAAGATAAGATTAATAAATTATCTAAAGCTATCGCGCTTATCTTGAAATCAGGATACAAAGAGAAAAAGTTCGCAGAACGTCTGACGACTCTTAATGAAACGTTGCGGTCGGATTCCAGTCGCAATATGCCTATAGAAGAAGTGACACGAGCGGTGCTTGCTTCTAGCGATCTGGCAGATGTATTCGGATTTGCTTTAAAAACATCTTCTGGTACTTATCGTATTGTGAGCAGTACAGGGCCTGCCGCCGCTGAGTTAAAAGGAGCTATTTTCCACGAAGGCGAAGGTTTTCTTGGTCAAGCAGTCCTTAGCGAGCAATTAAGCCACTGGAAAGATGTAGGTAGAGATCCACGCAGTCACTTTTTTCTACAAAAAGGATTAGCTTCGATCTATGAAGTACAATGTTTTCCGATTCGGTATGACGATGAAAATTACGGGTTGTTATTTGGAATCGGTTTGGAAGAAAAATTATCAACAAATACCAATATTCGTTTTGAAGAAACATTGATCTCTTTAATTGGTTGGTACATTGGTAACCATATTACTCATAGCCGTATGGAAAAGCAGATTCAGCGCTTTAAGCCATTAATGGAGCTAGCCAGTGTGATGGTATCTGTGCAGGATATTCAGCGGGTTCTATTTATGCTGGTGGATATGAGTCTGAATCTGGTATGGAGTCCATCTGCGTCAATCGTTGTTCATCGAGCAAGTGAAGACGAAAAAGTGCAAATGGTCGCTCGTGGTATGGAAAGCCCGCGCGGAGAAACGTATGCCCGCGATATTGCTCGTCGCTATTTGGAAAATGGAAATAATCAACCGGCAACGAATTCATATCTGAATCGTTCAGTGCCTTCATCATTGATGATTGAATATCCTATCGTTTATGCAGACAAAACTAGAGCTGTACTTGCTGTTGCAATAGGAGATGAGCAAGAAGGCGAAGAATGTCGTGAGATTTTGTCTGCTCTGGCAACGATGGGCAGTGTCATTATGAAGCTACTTTATGATCGCCAACAGTTTTTATCAAACAGTAATCGATTTGCTCATATTTTGCATGAATCGATTCGGGAGTGGAATGTAGCGCAATATCAACTGGCTACCGATGCACAGAAAATCGTGATGGAATTTGCATTATGGGGCGGATTACGTAAGGACGAAGGAGAAACGATTGCACGTGCCTGTCTGATGTCGTTCTCAGATCCAGCCACTTTACGTAGTTTTCCTCACTTGTTTGAACAAGAAGCAGAAATGATTGAAGATTTTAGGAAAATTCAACAGAATCAAAATAGCCCAGCCTCTCATCCATATAGTAAAGGCGGGCAAACAATGGTATTGGTATTTGCTCTGGCTGCTTCAGGTGATAACGATATCCAGTTGATGAATGATTCCCAATTTACTAATATTGATCCTAGTTTGATTAGTCAGTTCCGTTTATTCATGCTTAGTCGTCATACTTTGCAAACGGAAATTAGCTTAATGGAAGAAAAGCCTGTTCCTCGTGCGTTAACTGCTGAAGTAGCAGAGGGACGTGGTCTGGAAGCGATCGTCAAAGAATTTGGATTATCTCCACGGGAAAAAGAAGTATTAGAGCTAGTCGTCAAAGCTTCCAGTAATAAAGAGATTGCGGCTGCTCTATTTATTAGTGAACATACTGTCAAAAATCACTTAACGAATATTTTTAATAAGATGAGTGTAACCGACCGTGCACAAGCAATTGCGGCTGTTTTTAACAAAAGTATAGGTTAA